The Rhodopseudomonas palustris genome window below encodes:
- a CDS encoding L,D-transpeptidase has product MSVRSWFALVAVAVTLGGCVTQSEAELNPGPPKSMVGAAIAARYAAIDTDKHPIAGIEPDELQPAYVRQLVEYKTDEPPGTVVVDPHRRFLYLVMEGGKALRYGVGVGKAGLEFSGTAHVGRKAEWPHWTPTKNMIAREPQRYGKWAKGMDGGAANPLGPRALYLFKDGKDTLYRIHGTTEPETIGKAVSSGCIRMLNQDVIDLYSRVPKGAKVVVK; this is encoded by the coding sequence ATGTCCGTCCGGTCCTGGTTCGCCCTCGTCGCCGTCGCCGTCACGCTCGGCGGCTGCGTCACCCAATCCGAGGCCGAACTGAATCCCGGCCCGCCGAAGAGCATGGTGGGTGCCGCGATCGCGGCGCGCTATGCGGCGATCGACACCGACAAACACCCGATCGCCGGCATCGAGCCGGACGAGCTGCAGCCGGCCTATGTGCGGCAACTGGTGGAGTACAAGACCGACGAGCCGCCGGGGACCGTCGTGGTCGATCCGCACCGGCGCTTTCTCTATCTGGTGATGGAAGGCGGCAAGGCGCTGCGCTACGGCGTCGGCGTCGGCAAGGCCGGGCTGGAGTTCAGCGGCACCGCCCATGTCGGACGCAAGGCCGAGTGGCCGCATTGGACCCCGACCAAGAACATGATCGCGCGCGAGCCGCAGCGCTACGGCAAATGGGCGAAGGGCATGGACGGCGGCGCCGCCAATCCGCTCGGCCCGCGGGCGCTGTATCTGTTCAAGGACGGCAAGGACACGCTGTACCGGATCCACGGCACCACCGAACCCGAAACGATCGGCAAGGCGGTGTCGTCGGGCTGCATCCGGATGCTGAACCAGGACGTGATCGATCTTTACAGCCGCGTGCCGAAGGGCGCCAAGGTGGTCGTCAAATAG
- a CDS encoding FAD/NAD(P)-binding oxidoreductase, translating into MPKPILISRRDAIRGAAAAAALLACPAIAKARPKVVVLGGGAGGATAAKYLRHGDDAVEVTLVEANRSYVTPFTSNLYLGGLKPFETLSYGYEGIAARGVGMVFDSVTAIDRDARQVLTASGARLSYDRLVLSPGIDFRWDAVPGYSETAAETMPHGYRGGAQFKLLKSKLDALGDGALIVIIAPPNPYRCPPAPYERASMMAYALKTRGVKDARIVILDAKDHFAMQTLFIDGWERHYPGMIEWQDPTIHGGIKAVDPKAMTVTTDFETHKAALVNVIPPQIAGKLARDAGLADASGFCPVNAETMTSLLDPSIQVIGDSATGGEFPKSGFAANNEAKGAAMILRAELLGERRMPIRFTNHCWSDIAPDDAIKNGARYAPQNGRIVASDPYTSQLDESAELRAKQAREAAGWYIGMTTDIFG; encoded by the coding sequence GTGCCGAAACCGATCCTGATCAGTCGCCGCGACGCGATCCGCGGCGCCGCGGCCGCCGCCGCGTTGCTCGCCTGTCCGGCGATCGCCAAAGCGCGGCCGAAGGTCGTGGTGCTCGGCGGCGGGGCGGGCGGCGCCACCGCGGCGAAGTATCTGCGCCACGGCGACGATGCCGTCGAGGTGACGCTGGTCGAAGCCAACCGCAGCTACGTCACGCCGTTCACCTCGAACCTGTATCTCGGCGGGCTGAAGCCGTTCGAGACGCTGAGCTACGGCTACGAGGGCATCGCCGCGCGCGGCGTCGGCATGGTGTTCGACAGCGTCACGGCGATCGACCGCGACGCCAGGCAGGTGCTTACCGCCAGCGGCGCGCGGCTGTCCTACGACCGGCTGGTGCTGTCGCCCGGAATCGATTTCCGCTGGGACGCCGTGCCGGGCTATTCCGAAACCGCCGCCGAGACGATGCCGCACGGCTATCGCGGCGGCGCGCAGTTCAAGCTGCTGAAAAGCAAACTCGACGCGCTCGGCGACGGCGCGCTGATCGTGATCATCGCGCCGCCCAATCCGTATCGCTGCCCGCCGGCGCCCTACGAGCGCGCCTCGATGATGGCCTATGCGCTGAAGACGCGTGGCGTGAAGGACGCCCGCATCGTCATTCTCGACGCCAAGGATCATTTCGCGATGCAGACGCTGTTCATCGACGGCTGGGAGCGCCACTACCCCGGCATGATCGAATGGCAGGACCCCACCATCCACGGCGGCATCAAGGCGGTCGATCCCAAGGCGATGACCGTGACCACCGATTTCGAGACCCACAAGGCGGCGCTGGTCAACGTCATCCCGCCGCAGATCGCGGGGAAGCTCGCGCGCGATGCCGGCCTCGCCGACGCCAGCGGCTTCTGTCCGGTCAATGCCGAGACCATGACCTCGCTGCTCGATCCGTCGATCCAGGTGATCGGCGATTCCGCGACCGGCGGTGAATTTCCGAAATCCGGCTTCGCCGCCAACAACGAGGCGAAGGGCGCGGCGATGATCCTGCGCGCCGAGCTGCTCGGCGAGCGGCGGATGCCGATCCGCTTCACCAATCATTGCTGGAGCGACATCGCCCCCGACGACGCGATCAAAAACGGCGCCCGCTACGCGCCGCAGAACGGCAGGATCGTGGCGTCCGATCCCTACACCTCGCAGCTCGACGAAAGCGCGGAGCTCCGCGCCAAGCAGGCGCGCGAGGCGGCCGGCTGGTACATCGGCATGACGACGGACATTTTCGGCTGA
- a CDS encoding DsbA family protein, translating into MNRRQSLMILGALATVPLVKFFSGPSAWAEGVDVKAILSDPDAPEAGNPKGNLTIVTYFDYNCPYCKKSEPDLEKVVRDDGKIRLVYKDWPILSEASVYGAQMALGAKYQGKYQAAHDALMAIPGRGISKDQMRDAVAAAGVDMTKLQSDLGAHGDAITALLRRTLSQADAMGLQGTPVYLIGPYKVAAALDAAAFKKVVDQARARPPAK; encoded by the coding sequence ATGAACCGCAGACAATCCCTGATGATCCTCGGCGCGCTCGCCACCGTGCCGCTGGTGAAGTTCTTCAGCGGGCCGTCGGCCTGGGCGGAGGGCGTCGACGTCAAGGCGATCCTGAGCGACCCGGACGCGCCGGAGGCCGGCAATCCGAAGGGCAATCTCACGATCGTGACGTATTTCGACTACAACTGTCCGTACTGCAAGAAATCCGAGCCCGACCTCGAAAAAGTGGTGCGCGACGACGGCAAGATCCGGCTGGTCTACAAGGACTGGCCGATCCTGAGCGAGGCATCGGTGTACGGCGCGCAGATGGCGCTGGGCGCGAAGTATCAGGGCAAGTATCAGGCGGCGCACGACGCGCTGATGGCGATCCCCGGACGCGGGATCTCGAAGGACCAGATGCGCGACGCCGTCGCGGCGGCGGGCGTCGACATGACGAAGCTGCAGAGCGATCTCGGCGCCCATGGCGACGCCATCACGGCGCTGCTGCGCCGCACGCTGTCGCAGGCCGACGCGATGGGGCTGCAGGGAACGCCGGTGTACCTGATCGGGCCCTACAAGGTCGCCGCCGCGCTCGACGCCGCCGCGTTCAAAAAGGTGGTCGATCAGGCCCGCGCCCGCCCGCCCGCGAAGTGA